A single region of the Vanessa atalanta chromosome Z, ilVanAtal1.2, whole genome shotgun sequence genome encodes:
- the LOC125076300 gene encoding uncharacterized protein LOC125076300 yields MDCSSLRYSWTLLSLFTVVTFPNGACTGSSGDNGTCMTARECSSRGGSANGYCANGFGLCCIFMTSCDSSTSENGTYFVNSGFPSPYDSTGSCELTVIKSHPDVCQIRLDFDRFTIAGPEKMNNVCNQDQFIVSGGNPIPTICGFNQGSHMYIDAGIGSTNPVKLTFVTSGNSFERIWKVRVTQIPCSTIYKADEGCLQYYTGVSGQLKSFNYEPITGLQLSNQDYGICVRMERNFCGIQYTACPDPVNNRSRSFTLSGNSNNPVNAMIGSGAGPNNCANDWLLVPCAANVGRLQPAQALCTDRICGGTFSADLSMQPSSVLSTVKPFRLWFHTDNVESPIDVDNRGFCLNYVQQPCTNNVL; encoded by the exons ATGGATTGTTCTTCGTTGCGATACTCTTGGACCC tctTATCATTATTTACCGTGGTAACGTTTCCCAATGGAGCCTGCACGGGATCATCGGGGGATAATGGCACATGTATGACAGCTCGCGAGTGCTCCTCCCGAGGTGGTTCCGCTAATGGATACTGCGCTAATGGCTTCGGACTGTGCTGTATCT TTATGACGTCATGCGACAGCAGTACTTCGGAAAACGGCACGTACTTCGTTAACTCGGGGTTTCCCTCGCCCTACGATTCCACCGGTTCATGCGAATTAACTGTTATCAAATCACATCCTGATGTTTGTCAAATAag GTTGGACTTCGATCGCTTTACAATCGCCGGACCGGAGAAAATGAACAATGTTTGTAACCAAGACCAGTTCATCGTGTCGGGAGGTAATCCTATACCAACGATTTGCGGCTTCAACCAGGGCAGTCATA TGTACATAGACGCAGGAATTGGTTCCACGAATCCTGTTAAATTAACTTTTGTCACGAGCGGCAACTCATTCGAGAGGATATGGAAAGTACGAGTTACACAGATACCTTGCAGTACTATTTATAAAG CTGATGAGGGTTGCCTACAATACTACACTGGTGTTTCTGGTCAGCTAAAATCCTTTAACTATGAACCAATAACTGGACTGCAGCTCAGCAACCAGGACTACGGAATCTGTGTCAGAATGGAAAGGAACTTTTGTGGTATCCAGTATACAGCTTGCCCTGATCCAG TAAACAATCGTTCCCGTTCATTCACTCTAAGCGGAAACAGCAACAATCCTGTTAATGCAATGATTGGATCGGGAGCTGGTCCAAATAATTGCGCAAATGATTGGCTGTTGGTACCATGTGCTGCCAACGTTGGTCGCCTACAACCCGCACAAGCTTTGTGTACCGATAGAATATGCGGAGGCACATTTTCAGCGGACCTTTCTATGCAGCCTTCATCCGTACTGA gtACAGTAAAACCTTTTCGCCTCTGGTTTCACACCGACAACGTTGAATCACCTATTGACGTAGACAATAGAGGCTTTTGTCTGAACTACGTGCAACAACCGTGtacaaataatgttttgtga